A stretch of the Brevundimonas sp. MF30-B genome encodes the following:
- a CDS encoding DarT ssDNA thymidine ADP-ribosyltransferase family protein, whose protein sequence is MLGEIIRNRSITEVLHFTTQRGLVGMLAEGEVLSRRLLPANKYLENVAFANAKFRPEESVHFDKSKDWLDYINLSISEINRSFFDISKRWHKDEDVWWVILSFDAIILEHEGVFFGTTNNKYDGCERGAGPTGLAKLFAKIIHREGNWWARRAGRADHLTTCQQAEVLYPSRLSLASLRRIYVSEDEQSDMVKSMLRMLDRTDVEVVIRPKKFEGMPN, encoded by the coding sequence ATGCTTGGTGAAATTATCAGAAATAGATCAATAACTGAGGTGCTGCACTTCACTACTCAACGCGGATTAGTTGGCATGTTAGCCGAGGGCGAAGTTTTGTCTCGACGACTTCTCCCAGCGAACAAGTATCTTGAGAACGTTGCGTTCGCCAACGCGAAGTTTCGTCCCGAGGAGTCTGTTCATTTCGATAAGTCGAAGGACTGGCTTGACTACATAAACTTGTCGATCAGCGAAATTAATCGGTCATTCTTCGATATCTCTAAGAGGTGGCATAAAGACGAAGACGTATGGTGGGTCATATTATCGTTCGATGCGATCATTCTCGAACATGAGGGCGTCTTCTTCGGCACTACTAATAACAAATACGATGGGTGTGAGCGGGGTGCCGGGCCAACTGGGCTGGCCAAACTGTTCGCCAAGATCATTCACCGGGAAGGTAACTGGTGGGCTCGCCGAGCAGGGCGTGCCGATCATTTAACCACCTGCCAGCAGGCCGAGGTGCTATACCCCAGCCGGCTCAGCCTCGCATCACTTCGACGCATCTATGTGTCCGAGGACGAGCAAAGCGATATGGTCAAGTCCATGCTTCGCATGCTCGACCGGACGGACGTAGAGGTGGTCATTCGTCCCAAAAAATTTGAAGGGATGCCCAATTGA
- a CDS encoding 3'-5' exonuclease: MKTLPIVRPTAEQLLLISQSRLGVEVIRGAAGSGKTSTALLRLKSLSFMMEERRARQGDARPVRILVLTFNRTLKGYVAALAEAQLATTKSIITIDTFAKWAMSHVGHRKILTDEQRDAYLARQSDGTKLTSGYLSKEIDYLLGRFLPADIDQYLTKERSGRGLAPRVDREAREKILTNVVRPYTQWKLDNGYADWNDLAVSMYAAKQSAGIDIVIVDEAQDFSANQLRAIGAHLEPEHAATFVIDTVQRIYARGFTWQETGFEIRPNRYHSLVANHRNTVPIAQFAAGVLEGVLADDDGALPNLKAAARPGPLPTVLKGKYSRQMTWATDYIKQHIDLTKESVAFLQPAGRGFLREIKAHLIKQGLPFADITRNEDWPIGSVNIAISTFHSAKGLEFDHVFILGMSTVNTHAEDEDTDDQILVMRRLFAVAIARARETVVVGYKPSEASFLMKFLKNGTYQEVIV, from the coding sequence GTGAAAACTCTACCTATCGTGAGACCGACCGCAGAGCAGCTGCTTCTAATCAGTCAGAGCCGACTCGGGGTGGAAGTGATAAGGGGCGCCGCAGGCAGCGGGAAAACGTCAACGGCCCTCCTGAGGCTTAAATCGCTCAGCTTCATGATGGAAGAGCGCCGAGCGCGCCAAGGCGACGCGAGACCGGTCCGTATTCTGGTGCTCACCTTCAACCGAACGCTGAAAGGCTACGTAGCTGCACTAGCGGAGGCGCAGCTAGCGACGACCAAGTCGATCATTACAATCGACACATTTGCAAAGTGGGCAATGTCGCATGTTGGCCACCGCAAAATTCTGACCGACGAGCAGCGGGACGCATACCTAGCCAGGCAGAGTGACGGGACGAAGCTCACCTCAGGATACCTATCTAAGGAGATCGACTATCTCTTGGGTCGCTTTCTGCCCGCTGACATCGATCAATATCTGACGAAAGAACGGTCGGGTCGCGGGCTCGCACCCAGGGTAGACCGGGAAGCAAGAGAGAAAATCCTAACCAACGTTGTTCGGCCGTATACCCAATGGAAATTGGATAACGGATACGCGGATTGGAATGACTTAGCAGTATCCATGTATGCAGCAAAACAGTCTGCAGGTATTGATATAGTCATCGTTGATGAAGCACAGGATTTCTCGGCCAATCAACTCCGTGCGATTGGTGCGCACCTCGAACCGGAACATGCTGCCACATTCGTGATCGACACGGTCCAGAGAATCTACGCGCGCGGTTTCACATGGCAGGAAACTGGATTCGAAATCCGACCGAACCGGTATCACTCCTTGGTGGCAAACCACCGAAACACAGTGCCGATTGCTCAGTTTGCGGCCGGTGTCTTGGAGGGGGTCTTGGCAGACGATGACGGAGCGTTGCCAAACCTGAAGGCGGCGGCTCGGCCTGGGCCGCTTCCAACTGTCCTAAAAGGCAAATACTCGCGTCAAATGACTTGGGCAACGGACTACATCAAACAACACATCGACCTGACAAAAGAGAGTGTTGCCTTCCTTCAGCCAGCAGGCCGCGGATTTCTTAGAGAAATCAAAGCGCATTTAATAAAGCAAGGGTTGCCATTTGCGGACATAACCCGAAATGAGGACTGGCCGATCGGTTCTGTAAACATCGCGATATCGACCTTCCACTCTGCCAAAGGACTGGAGTTCGACCACGTTTTCATCCTAGGAATGTCCACAGTGAATACGCATGCGGAGGATGAAGATACAGACGACCAAATCCTTGTTATGAGGCGATTATTTGCTGTTGCTATCGCTCGCGCGAGGGAGACGGTTGTCGTGGGATACAAACCAAGTGAGGCATCCTTCTTGATGAAGTTCCTAAAAAATGGGACATATCAAGAGGTAATTGTCTGA
- a CDS encoding DNA cytosine methyltransferase — MTFEIDADERLYLRRGVNAPWYKARDLSDVERERFRQISEASREAKARAEAGTSQPLHLVPTPRLNPLNLMPQKPANGLRALSLFSGGGGLDIGFDRAGCQHVASYDILDMTGEVLSKARPDWKVFSGPAGDVTSVDWTAWRGQVDVLHGGPPCQPFSHAGRQKGEDDVRDMVPEMVRTVKQMRPRAFVLENVAGLGATKFRDYLQKTIFEPLRRTYDVQSFVLEAADFGVPQRRKRLFFVGFREEDTAKRFHVPPRTHAFGGNSDIKRTMGAREALGLPDIGIDGLAPTIRSGLTGPRHTTSVVNSATAARHWAELGIWPNGVAKDREAASRFPAKNGAFRLSVADCMILQGFPADWPILNGAVYRALGLIGNSVAPPMGYAVASAVARALRPD; from the coding sequence ATGACGTTCGAAATTGACGCCGACGAGCGCCTTTACCTTCGCCGTGGCGTCAACGCGCCTTGGTACAAGGCACGAGATCTTAGCGACGTCGAACGGGAACGGTTTCGCCAGATCAGCGAGGCTTCTCGAGAAGCCAAAGCCCGTGCGGAGGCTGGCACAAGCCAGCCCCTCCATCTGGTCCCGACGCCGCGCCTGAATCCGCTTAATTTGATGCCTCAGAAGCCGGCCAACGGCCTTAGGGCGCTCAGCTTATTTAGTGGCGGCGGCGGTCTCGATATCGGGTTCGACCGCGCTGGATGCCAGCATGTGGCCTCCTACGATATTCTCGACATGACTGGTGAGGTGCTGTCGAAGGCCCGGCCCGACTGGAAGGTGTTTTCTGGACCGGCCGGCGACGTGACTTCGGTCGACTGGACCGCTTGGCGGGGTCAGGTGGACGTGCTGCACGGTGGGCCGCCCTGCCAACCATTCAGTCACGCCGGCCGGCAAAAGGGCGAAGATGACGTCCGCGATATGGTGCCCGAGATGGTGCGCACCGTAAAACAGATGCGGCCGCGCGCGTTTGTGCTGGAGAACGTGGCGGGTCTGGGCGCGACGAAGTTCCGGGACTATCTGCAGAAAACCATCTTTGAGCCGTTGCGGCGGACATACGATGTGCAGAGCTTCGTCTTGGAAGCGGCGGATTTCGGGGTGCCTCAGAGGCGGAAACGCCTCTTCTTCGTCGGTTTTCGCGAAGAGGATACTGCGAAGCGGTTCCATGTCCCGCCCCGTACACATGCATTCGGAGGCAACTCCGACATCAAGCGAACGATGGGCGCCCGCGAGGCGCTCGGGCTCCCAGACATTGGGATTGACGGTCTTGCACCCACCATCCGAAGCGGACTCACGGGGCCTCGGCACACGACTAGTGTGGTGAATAGTGCGACGGCGGCGCGACATTGGGCTGAGCTAGGCATTTGGCCGAACGGCGTGGCCAAAGATCGCGAAGCGGCCTCAAGGTTTCCAGCCAAGAACGGCGCTTTCCGTCTGTCCGTGGCAGATTGCATGATCCTCCAGGGCTTCCCTGCGGACTGGCCGATCTTGAACGGCGCCGTCTACCGGGCGCTTGGCCTGATAGGCAATTCAGTGGCACCCCCAATGGGCTATGCCGTGGCCTCAGCAGTCGCAAGGGCGCTTAGGCCGGATTAG
- a CDS encoding helix-turn-helix transcriptional regulator — translation MISPAQIRMARAGLGLSVKVLAERSGVADSTIHRFEAGRGGMQTGTLERLQTALEAAGAIFLSGDAGGGPGVRLKC, via the coding sequence ATGATTAGCCCTGCCCAAATCAGGATGGCTCGCGCTGGCCTGGGTCTGAGCGTGAAGGTACTCGCTGAACGTTCGGGCGTCGCCGACTCCACGATTCACAGGTTTGAGGCGGGCCGCGGCGGCATGCAGACTGGGACACTCGAACGCTTGCAGACTGCGCTCGAAGCTGCTGGTGCGATCTTCCTGTCAGGAGACGCGGGCGGAGGCCCAGGCGTTCGCCTAAAATGCTAG
- a CDS encoding sigma factor-like helix-turn-helix DNA-binding protein, which yields MSLGGVRCWLGFRRAAEPTGHRVLVRAIQQLPPQCRDVFILHRFGDMPLEEVAMHLGIDRASAEAHLAEALVRLCRAVDETEARQSSERS from the coding sequence ATGAGCCTTGGGGGGGTCCGATGCTGGCTAGGGTTCAGGAGGGCCGCAGAACCGACCGGGCACCGTGTTCTGGTGCGAGCGATCCAGCAACTGCCACCTCAATGCCGCGACGTCTTCATCCTGCATCGCTTCGGGGACATGCCGCTGGAGGAGGTCGCAATGCATCTCGGCATCGACCGTGCATCGGCCGAAGCGCACTTGGCCGAGGCGCTCGTCCGGCTGTGCCGCGCGGTGGACGAGACGGAAGCTCGGCAGTCTTCAGAACGCTCGTGA
- a CDS encoding RHS repeat domain-containing protein, with protein sequence MRAWLSVLSLAVWLLATWVVPVPAAAQTYTPPTGTRGWCTPVGPGQTECFPSPAAACFRQWQVYGQPYMPPAGSYRGVKDRSSWNAKECDWHYFGTPAPTIVQFQCSGGYTAVAPGRCVQGWNNFPQCLPSDGAPNFGARAAACTPRPISILSGTKTFDTVDFETETGSLLVERHYSSLAFGGAAGTLRNPPVSAGNWRFGFSMELQLTSNLSSGVITVLTPQGLLLQFQRQPDGSLAPYTTSSYPVPRTDYSLELVGPWPSALADLRTTPSTWRLRSQQAEWIFVTRADPVSGQYNVGRPSTMTEREGPTWTFAYGSAGELTTLSDQFGNSLGFTWIMSSAGAQHPLAVSEIALPGGRSLRYFYEDAMGGSSGPDRLMRVDWLDASNVVQDSQSYVYGDARYPTFVTEIRDRDGVGRQFVQYQMDGKASSSGKALGAETYAVSYASATGSHTRVVTTPLGRSVTYRYSAGGYPFNTNLIAIDEAASPNAPAASQAFSSTAFRLTSQTDQEGRVTTFSRDAVGRPTTLVEASGTPSSRTTQVAWNAAFNVPDSIAQPGLTTTFTYDAAGRILTRTQTDTTTHATPYATNGRSRMWTYAWTAGGQLASVDGPLPGAADTVSYGYTPEGWLSSVTDEVGLVTTITTHDWRGAPLAMVDPNGVETQITYDIRGRPTSILIDPGPSQSLYQAAYDAAGNLRRLTLPEGGWLEYVHDAADRLVEVRNDRGEKQTFDVNALGEATAQEVRTAAGSLTSSGEQAFDELGRLIRQIGAASQTAILAYDKVGNLTQVTDPRGKVWGNQWDALNRLVLQRDPENHDNAYAYAPNDALSALEDGRGLETQRVIDGFGLTIFESSPDRGERTYWYDAADRLVRLIDADEDETLYAYDAASRQISETFVDAAWENISFSYDSVAEGNNGQGRLTGVTDQSGTSSLTYDRQGRLTQSLKTIQGHTYTLAYAYDTDGEVTRVTLPSGRWVDYTRDPEGRVSTINTRSTALGAPTSILGAIEYAPFGPMISAVFGNGLAWEQAYDGNYWQTGLRVGSSAGDLLSLTFARNETGALTGVGDAVTGDRGASFGYTDDGRLQYAVGAWGDESYGYDASGNRTEVRRDDGSTVSYEFALTSPTRNRINEVRDTGWSLLRDLSYRDGGDLYAQDYTGGSDLEYHYGARKRLLGVSENSAVTASYSYDYLGRRVARTLAASGQTIHYVFDDQGRLHGEYDGATGQFLKEYVWLDDRLTAVVTPGGTSGLIWFVHTGQIAEPLLVTNASGAVAWSAVTDPWGQAAVSGTPLVELDLRLPGQWAHAETGLHQNWMRDYDPTLGRYVQTDPAGQQFDLNLYAYAISDPLSVTDPYGLFPMIPHNPVQTAWRVGRGYYGFFRRWRQWGHEQFPGEVNSRSRHCSVSCITGSQTSIPIARTAGVVNEVQGFVIHDIRRLPSRLRRDTPWAFQWSDLSDNERGFAAARCLPINSEPEIVRNCILQCTR encoded by the coding sequence ATGCGAGCTTGGCTGAGCGTTTTGAGTTTGGCTGTGTGGCTGTTGGCCACCTGGGTCGTGCCGGTGCCGGCGGCTGCACAAACCTACACGCCGCCGACCGGGACACGCGGCTGGTGCACGCCTGTCGGGCCGGGCCAGACGGAGTGTTTCCCGTCGCCTGCCGCAGCCTGCTTTCGGCAATGGCAGGTCTATGGACAGCCGTACATGCCCCCGGCGGGCTCCTACCGCGGCGTGAAGGACCGTTCCTCCTGGAATGCGAAGGAATGCGACTGGCACTATTTCGGGACGCCCGCGCCAACCATCGTACAGTTCCAGTGCAGCGGCGGCTACACGGCCGTCGCTCCAGGCCGATGCGTGCAGGGCTGGAACAACTTTCCCCAATGCCTCCCCAGCGACGGCGCGCCGAACTTCGGAGCCCGCGCGGCGGCGTGCACGCCGCGTCCGATCAGCATTCTCTCGGGCACGAAGACGTTCGACACTGTCGATTTCGAGACCGAGACCGGCTCTCTGCTTGTCGAACGTCACTATAGTTCGCTGGCGTTCGGAGGCGCCGCCGGGACACTTCGTAATCCGCCTGTATCCGCCGGCAACTGGCGCTTTGGGTTCTCAATGGAGCTCCAGCTCACGAGCAACCTGTCGTCAGGTGTCATAACCGTTCTGACACCGCAGGGGTTGTTGCTGCAGTTTCAGCGCCAGCCCGATGGCAGCCTGGCTCCCTACACGACGTCGTCGTATCCAGTTCCCCGCACCGATTATTCGTTGGAACTGGTCGGACCGTGGCCGTCCGCCTTGGCTGATCTGCGGACGACGCCTTCGACCTGGCGGCTGCGGTCGCAGCAAGCGGAATGGATTTTCGTCACGCGCGCCGACCCCGTTTCCGGTCAGTACAACGTGGGCCGCCCCTCCACAATGACCGAGCGGGAGGGCCCGACCTGGACCTTCGCCTATGGGAGCGCCGGCGAGCTGACGACCCTCTCGGATCAGTTCGGCAACAGCCTCGGATTCACCTGGATCATGAGTTCGGCGGGCGCTCAGCATCCACTAGCCGTGTCCGAGATCGCTCTGCCGGGCGGACGGTCGCTTCGGTATTTTTACGAAGACGCGATGGGGGGATCGTCCGGGCCCGACCGACTGATGCGCGTGGACTGGCTCGACGCCTCCAATGTCGTCCAGGACAGTCAGTCGTACGTGTACGGCGACGCTCGCTATCCGACATTCGTCACTGAAATAAGAGATCGCGACGGCGTCGGACGCCAGTTCGTTCAGTACCAGATGGACGGCAAAGCCAGCAGCAGCGGCAAGGCGCTCGGGGCCGAGACCTACGCTGTCTCCTACGCTTCAGCCACGGGGTCTCACACCAGAGTGGTGACGACGCCGCTGGGGCGGAGCGTCACCTACCGCTATTCGGCGGGCGGCTATCCGTTCAACACCAATCTGATCGCCATCGACGAGGCCGCTAGCCCCAATGCGCCGGCAGCGTCGCAGGCCTTCTCCTCGACAGCCTTCCGGCTCACGAGCCAGACGGATCAGGAAGGCCGGGTGACGACCTTCTCTCGAGACGCCGTCGGTCGGCCGACGACCCTTGTCGAGGCCTCGGGCACGCCTTCGTCGCGAACCACGCAAGTTGCCTGGAACGCCGCCTTCAATGTTCCGGACAGCATCGCCCAGCCTGGCCTAACCACCACCTTCACCTACGACGCCGCCGGTCGGATCCTGACCCGCACTCAGACGGACACGACAACGCACGCCACGCCCTACGCAACGAACGGACGAAGCCGGATGTGGACCTACGCCTGGACGGCGGGCGGCCAGCTCGCTTCCGTGGACGGCCCGCTGCCGGGTGCCGCCGATACGGTGAGTTACGGCTACACACCCGAGGGCTGGCTCTCGTCGGTGACCGACGAAGTAGGGCTGGTCACCACCATCACCACGCACGACTGGCGTGGCGCGCCGCTGGCGATGGTGGACCCCAACGGCGTCGAGACCCAAATCACCTACGACATTCGCGGGCGGCCAACCTCTATCCTGATCGATCCGGGGCCATCCCAATCCCTCTATCAGGCAGCTTACGACGCAGCCGGAAATCTGCGCCGCTTGACCCTGCCTGAGGGCGGTTGGCTTGAGTATGTTCATGACGCCGCCGACCGCTTGGTCGAGGTGCGAAATGATCGTGGCGAGAAGCAGACCTTCGACGTCAATGCCCTGGGTGAAGCGACAGCCCAGGAAGTCCGAACGGCTGCGGGCTCGTTGACGTCGAGCGGCGAGCAGGCGTTCGATGAACTGGGTCGACTGATCAGACAGATCGGCGCGGCGTCCCAGACGGCCATCCTAGCCTACGACAAGGTCGGGAACCTAACCCAGGTCACCGATCCCCGCGGCAAGGTGTGGGGCAACCAGTGGGACGCCCTTAACCGCCTTGTCCTCCAGCGCGATCCGGAAAACCATGACAACGCCTACGCCTATGCGCCGAATGACGCCTTGAGCGCCCTGGAGGACGGGCGCGGCCTAGAGACCCAGCGCGTGATCGACGGCTTCGGCCTGACCATCTTCGAAAGCAGCCCGGACCGCGGCGAGCGCACCTACTGGTACGACGCGGCCGACCGGCTGGTGAGGCTGATCGACGCCGACGAGGACGAAACGCTCTACGCTTACGATGCAGCCAGCCGCCAGATATCCGAAACCTTTGTCGATGCCGCGTGGGAAAATATTTCCTTCAGCTACGATAGTGTCGCGGAAGGCAACAACGGCCAGGGGCGGCTGACTGGGGTCACGGACCAATCCGGTACCTCCTCTCTGACTTATGACCGCCAGGGACGCCTGACGCAGAGCCTCAAAACGATCCAGGGCCACACCTACACGCTCGCCTACGCCTACGACACTGACGGCGAAGTGACGCGTGTAACTCTGCCATCCGGGCGGTGGGTCGATTACACGCGCGATCCAGAAGGACGCGTTTCGACGATCAACACTCGTTCAACAGCGCTCGGGGCGCCGACGTCGATTCTGGGCGCAATCGAGTACGCCCCGTTCGGCCCAATGATTAGTGCCGTATTCGGAAACGGCCTGGCGTGGGAGCAGGCCTACGACGGAAATTACTGGCAGACTGGTCTCCGCGTCGGCTCCTCTGCGGGCGACTTGCTGTCCCTGACCTTCGCGCGCAACGAAACCGGCGCATTGACCGGCGTGGGCGACGCCGTGACCGGCGATCGCGGTGCCAGCTTCGGCTACACTGACGACGGTCGACTCCAATACGCGGTGGGAGCCTGGGGCGACGAGAGTTACGGCTATGATGCGTCAGGCAATCGCACCGAGGTCCGTCGCGACGACGGGAGCACAGTCAGCTACGAGTTCGCCCTGACGTCGCCGACCAGGAACAGGATCAATGAGGTTCGCGACACCGGCTGGTCGCTGCTACGAGACCTCAGCTACCGCGACGGCGGCGATCTCTACGCCCAGGACTACACGGGCGGATCGGACCTTGAATACCACTATGGCGCGCGCAAGCGGCTTCTGGGGGTCTCGGAAAACAGCGCGGTCACTGCATCCTACAGCTACGACTATCTGGGCCGGCGCGTGGCCCGGACGCTGGCGGCGTCCGGCCAGACCATCCACTACGTCTTCGACGACCAGGGGCGGCTGCATGGGGAGTATGACGGCGCGACGGGGCAGTTCCTGAAAGAGTATGTCTGGCTGGATGACCGTCTCACGGCGGTGGTCACGCCGGGCGGCACCTCCGGCTTAATCTGGTTTGTGCACACGGGACAGATCGCCGAGCCGTTGCTGGTGACGAATGCGAGCGGCGCGGTAGCCTGGTCGGCGGTCACCGACCCCTGGGGGCAGGCCGCCGTATCAGGCACGCCGCTCGTCGAGCTCGACCTGCGCCTTCCTGGACAGTGGGCGCACGCCGAGACCGGCCTGCATCAAAACTGGATGCGAGACTACGATCCAACACTGGGAAGATACGTTCAGACTGACCCCGCAGGACAGCAGTTCGATTTAAACCTTTACGCCTATGCGATCTCTGACCCGTTGAGCGTGACAGATCCTTACGGCCTGTTTCCCATGATTCCCCACAATCCGGTCCAAACTGCATGGCGCGTCGGACGCGGGTACTATGGATTCTTCCGCAGATGGCGACAGTGGGGACACGAACAGTTCCCTGGTGAAGTAAACTCTCGTTCGCGCCACTGCTCTGTTAGCTGCATAACGGGTAGCCAAACATCCATCCCAATCGCGCGGACGGCAGGGGTTGTGAATGAGGTCCAAGGATTCGTTATTCATGACATTAGACGCCTTCCCTCAAGGCTGAGGCGCGACACGCCCTGGGCATTTCAATGGTCAGACTTGAGCGACAACGAACGGGGCTTCGCGGCGGCTAGATGCTTGCCCATAAATTCTGAGCCTGAGATAGTTAGAAATTGCATACTTCAGTGCACACGGTGA
- a CDS encoding recombinase family protein, with protein sequence MSGTIITPGVQTRAALYLRVSTGRQAVNDLSIPDQRRQLEAYCETKGWEATAEYVEPGNTATDDRRPSFQSMIEAALTKPPSFDVIVVHSFSRFFRDQFQFEFYVRKLAKNGVRLVSITQELGDDPMSVMMRQIMTLFDEYQSRENAKHTLRAMKENARQGFWNGARPPIGYRIVAAEQRGAKIKKTLEIDPLQAETVRTIYRWALTGDGAQGPMGLKTIATRLNERNIRTRDGGRWGIGTVHQVLTRSTYMGEHRFNTRDHKTKTPKPESEHAIMAVPPIVSKADYEAVRARLKSRNPKWTPPRVSTGPNLLTGICFCGVCGGAMTLRTGRGSAGGQYRYYACSTKSRMGETGCTGLAVPMHKLDDAIIDHLETRLLHPDRLAALMEQLLDRREEWAGQRRGHIAEMRKRATEAEAKLNRLYEAIENGLLAPDDASLKDRVAELSGTRDQARADAERISASVERLAPTITPDALARFATAARRKLRDSTSGYRRDHLRALTQRVEVISKTEARIIGSRTELLRALASSDGGNYAASGGVLSFERKWRTRRDSNS encoded by the coding sequence GTGAGCGGTACGATCATTACCCCAGGCGTTCAGACCCGAGCGGCCTTGTACCTTCGCGTCTCGACCGGTCGGCAGGCCGTCAACGACCTTTCCATTCCCGACCAGCGCCGCCAGCTTGAAGCCTACTGCGAGACCAAGGGGTGGGAAGCTACGGCCGAGTACGTCGAGCCGGGCAACACCGCCACCGACGACCGGCGCCCGTCCTTCCAGTCGATGATCGAGGCGGCGCTGACCAAGCCGCCCTCCTTCGACGTGATCGTGGTGCACAGCTTTTCCCGCTTCTTCCGGGATCAGTTCCAGTTCGAGTTCTACGTTCGGAAGCTGGCGAAGAACGGCGTCCGCCTCGTCTCAATCACGCAGGAGCTGGGCGACGACCCTATGAGCGTGATGATGCGTCAGATCATGACGCTCTTCGACGAGTACCAATCCCGCGAGAACGCCAAGCACACCCTGCGAGCCATGAAGGAAAACGCGCGCCAGGGCTTCTGGAACGGCGCCCGGCCGCCCATCGGCTACCGCATCGTCGCGGCCGAGCAGCGGGGAGCCAAGATCAAGAAGACGCTGGAGATCGACCCGCTCCAAGCCGAGACCGTTCGCACCATCTATCGTTGGGCGCTGACCGGCGACGGCGCGCAAGGACCGATGGGGCTGAAGACCATCGCCACGCGGCTGAACGAGCGGAATATCCGGACCCGAGACGGCGGGCGGTGGGGGATCGGCACGGTGCATCAGGTGCTGACCCGCTCGACGTACATGGGCGAGCATCGATTCAACACGCGAGACCACAAGACCAAGACGCCGAAGCCTGAGTCCGAGCACGCGATCATGGCCGTGCCGCCCATCGTGTCGAAGGCGGACTATGAGGCTGTTCGGGCGCGCTTAAAGTCGCGAAACCCCAAGTGGACCCCGCCGCGTGTCTCGACCGGACCGAACCTGCTGACGGGCATCTGCTTCTGTGGCGTCTGCGGCGGCGCGATGACGCTCAGAACCGGCAGGGGGAGCGCTGGCGGCCAGTATCGCTACTACGCCTGTTCGACCAAATCTCGCATGGGCGAGACCGGCTGCACCGGCCTAGCCGTCCCCATGCATAAGCTCGACGACGCGATCATCGACCATCTCGAAACCCGATTGCTCCACCCGGACCGCCTCGCGGCCCTGATGGAGCAGCTTCTGGATCGTCGGGAGGAATGGGCCGGCCAGAGACGCGGTCACATCGCCGAGATGCGCAAGCGCGCCACCGAGGCCGAGGCCAAGCTGAACCGGCTTTATGAAGCCATCGAGAACGGTCTGCTGGCGCCGGACGACGCTTCGCTGAAAGATCGGGTCGCCGAACTTTCCGGCACCCGCGATCAGGCCAGGGCGGACGCCGAGCGGATCAGTGCGTCAGTCGAGCGGTTGGCGCCGACGATCACGCCCGACGCCTTGGCGCGGTTTGCTACCGCTGCCCGGCGCAAGTTGCGGGACAGCACCAGCGGCTATCGGCGAGACCATCTGCGCGCCCTGACCCAGCGAGTGGAGGTCATCAGCAAGACCGAAGCGCGCATCATCGGCTCGCGAACCGAGCTTCTGCGCGCCTTGGCGTCCAGCGATGGTGGGAATTACGCCGCCTCAGGCGGAGTTCTCAGTTTTGAACGGAAGTGGCGCACCCGAAGAGATTCGAACTCCTGA
- the trxA gene encoding thioredoxin has protein sequence MATLKVTDDSFDTDVLKASTPVLVDFWAEWCGPCKQIGPALEQISDELAGQVTIAKVNIDDSPMIPSKLGVKGIPTLMLFKDGQMASMKVGAMPKGKIVEWLAEAGVKAEG, from the coding sequence ATGGCTACGCTCAAGGTCACCGACGACAGCTTCGACACCGACGTGCTGAAGGCGTCCACCCCCGTGCTGGTGGACTTCTGGGCCGAGTGGTGCGGGCCCTGCAAGCAGATCGGCCCCGCCCTGGAGCAGATCTCGGACGAGCTGGCCGGCCAGGTGACCATCGCCAAGGTCAACATCGACGACAGCCCCATGATCCCGTCTAAGCTGGGCGTGAAGGGCATTCCGACCCTGATGCTGTTCAAGGACGGTCAGATGGCCTCGATGAAGGTCGGCGCCATGCCAAAGGGCAAGATCGTGGAATGGCTGGCCGAGGCCGGGGTGAAAGCCGAGGGCTGA